DNA sequence from the Candidatus Limnocylindrales bacterium genome:
CCGCCCATCAACATCGAGCCCAACAACGACCAGGTCTTCCAGAAGGCGGGCCTGTACCCGCTGATCGAGCCGTTCGATCTGAAGGGCGTCGGCGGCATCTCCTTCCGCTATCTGGACCAGACCAAGCACGACGACACGTGGCTTTACCTTCCGTTCGTGCGCCGCGTGCGCCGCATGTCGACCACGCAGCGCAGCGATGCGCTGTTCGGCCAGGACATCGACGTTGACAGCTTCGGCGGCTACGCCGGGCAGATCCCGTGGTTTACGTGGAAATTCCTGGGCGAGAAGCCGCTGCTGATGTCGCTGCACGGCCAGCGGCTTCCTCCCGAGCCGTGCAAGAAGGACGGCGGCATGACGTTCTGCGAGCCGTGGGAGCTGAGGCCGGCGGTGTACGTGGTCGAAGGAAGCAGCAAGTTCCCCGGCTACGCGTATTCGAAGCGCGTCATCTACCTCGACAAGGAATCCAACATCATCGGCTACTCCGACCTCTTCGACGCCAATGGCGAGCTGTGGAAGACGGTCATGATCAGCTTTCGCGTCGACAAGAAGCCGAACCCGAAGGTGAAGTACTCCTACGACGAGGAGCGGATGTTCGCCTACGCGTACTCGGTCATCGACACGCAGCTGATGCACGGCACGCGCGTGGCCATCCCCGGCCTTGCATTCCAGCACGAGCCGGGCTGGTACCTCGACCTCGGCCCCGACGCGCCGACCAGCGTGGGCGAGGAGTGGTTCTCCATCGCCGGCCTCGTCAACGCCGGCCGCTGACGAGCGCCGAAACCGATTCGTGTAATGAAAGGCCACGCACCTCGTCCCGAGGTTCGTGGCCTTTCTTTTGCGGGCGAGGTTGGTGTCTCGCAGTGCGGCTCAGGCCGCCAGGTAGTGGACGTCGCGGCCGTGGAAGCCGGCCGTTGCAACTTTGCGGGTCTTTCCTCCCGGCCACAACGTCAGCGTCACTTCGGTCTGGTCGCCGCCCGGCTCCATGCGAAGCCACGCAAGAGGAGCGTCCGTGGTGGCGCGCCGACCTGCGGCCGCAACGTTGGACAGGAAGCGAGTGCGCGTGTCGTGGTCCAGATACTGGATGACGATGGAGTGGAAGACGACGGTAGCAACGCCGGGCGTTGCATCCAGCAGCTTTCCTCCGATCCAGTCGGCGCCGTTGGCGCGCTCCACCGTCACCGGAACACGTCGGGCGACTTCGATGGCGGCATCGAGGAGACGGAAGCGGTCGAGCTGATCCGGCCACGCGAACGAGAGCAGGGTCAGGCGCCCTTCCTCGCTGGTCGGATCGATGGGCTGCAGGTCGCAGCCGGCGCGCTCGACGACGTTTGCCTCGACGTCGAAGGGCGGGGGCGTCTGGATCCAGCAGTCGCGCAGGATCACGGGCGAGGCCGGGTCGCCCCAGCACGCCGCGCCGGCCTGATATCGGAAGTGATCCCAACGCAGGTTGAGCCCGCCGCTGGCCCCCATCTCCAGACACCGCAGCGGAAGGCCCGTCTCGCGCGCGACCGTCAGGAAGCCGCAAATAAGCGCGGCAGCGCGGCCGACCTCGTTGGTCTGAACGCCGACATTGGCCACCGTCTGCCGCAGCTCGTCCTTGTGATCGAGCGCGTGCAGCCGCAGGAGCGACCATGCGGCGGTCGCGTTGCCGTCACCGCCGGTGGACGGGTAGTGCCGCGCCAACTCGGGTGCCTTGCCCGAGAGAACGCGCCGGTGGATCGCTCCCATGAATCGCAGCGCCATTGCGCTGGCCGCCGGCTCGTGCGGGTAGCCGTCGAGGATCTCGGCGATCACGCCTCCGTGTTCGATGTCGTCGGCAATCTTGTCGATCAGCGTGCCGTAGAAAGGCGAGCCGAGGCTCTTGCAGTACTGCGCCTGCAGGCGAAAGTAGTTCGCGATGTCCTCGCGCGTGTGTGTCGGTGTGTCGCTGGCGTGGTTCATCGGCGATCGGAGCGCGAGGTCTACTCCTCGATCAGGAGTCAGGCAAACGCGCAGGCGGCCTCGATGTCGGCGCTATGTCTGTGGCGGTGGACACGCCCGCAGCATTCTGGCGACTTCCAACGCCGGCCCGGAAGTCGCTCCCTGCAGCATCGACGCCGGCACCTTGCGCAGGACCTTGCACGCGCGCTCCTTCTCGCCGAGCGAATCGGACAGACGCGCCGACTGGTAGTGAGCTTCCAGCCATCCGGCGCGCGTCTCGGGCGAATCGACGATCTCGTCCCATAGCGCGCGAGCCACGGTCGTGTTGCCCTGCGCTTCCAGGATGCGAGCGGCGCCGGCACGCGCCGAGACCTCCTCCGGCTTCTCTTCGAG
Encoded proteins:
- a CDS encoding DUF1329 domain-containing protein, whose translation is MKPGDKIDKTNSEKIKDLVSPGVKWCVDNGMDMDIIETRPIPMPEDYKAATEKYSGQVRLNSNNMVENWVAGKPFPVIDPNDPQAAQKIMYNFERTHYFTETLDLNLTDADTGALYIDANGHRHYNVERHFVPEWLRVYRFNGRIKHPPINIEPNNDQVFQKAGLYPLIEPFDLKGVGGISFRYLDQTKHDDTWLYLPFVRRVRRMSTTQRSDALFGQDIDVDSFGGYAGQIPWFTWKFLGEKPLLMSLHGQRLPPEPCKKDGGMTFCEPWELRPAVYVVEGSSKFPGYAYSKRVIYLDKESNIIGYSDLFDANGELWKTVMISFRVDKKPNPKVKYSYDEERMFAYAYSVIDTQLMHGTRVAIPGLAFQHEPGWYLDLGPDAPTSVGEEWFSIAGLVNAGR
- a CDS encoding DUF2332 domain-containing protein; translation: MNHASDTPTHTREDIANYFRLQAQYCKSLGSPFYGTLIDKIADDIEHGGVIAEILDGYPHEPAASAMALRFMGAIHRRVLSGKAPELARHYPSTGGDGNATAAWSLLRLHALDHKDELRQTVANVGVQTNEVGRAAALICGFLTVARETGLPLRCLEMGASGGLNLRWDHFRYQAGAACWGDPASPVILRDCWIQTPPPFDVEANVVERAGCDLQPIDPTSEEGRLTLLSFAWPDQLDRFRLLDAAIEVARRVPVTVERANGADWIGGKLLDATPGVATVVFHSIVIQYLDHDTRTRFLSNVAAAGRRATTDAPLAWLRMEPGGDQTEVTLTLWPGGKTRKVATAGFHGRDVHYLAA